The Tolumonas lignilytica nucleotide sequence GTTTTATGCGGTGGCACGTAGTGCCATCCGACATTAAAATTTTGTTATCTATCGTTTAATTTCAGCCTTTATTCATAGTGATAACGACAGGAAATGATCGTGAAACGGTTATCTTCTACTGCATAAACAAGGCGATTTGTGTCATCAATACGGCGAGACCAAAAACCTGATAGATTCATTTTTAAAGGTTCTGGTTTTCCAATACCTTCAAATGGAGATCGTTTGATATCTTCGATAATTTTATTGATGCGTTTTAGCGTTTTTTTGTCTTGGTTTTGCCAATAAAGATAATCATCCCAAGCTTCGTCAGTCCAAGTCAGTAATCTACTCATCAATCAGATCTCGCTCTTGAGTCTGATTATTACGGTATTGCGCGATTGATTTTGCCAAATGAGCAGCATTAGCTGGCGATTTTAATAGATGAACGGTTTCCATGAGGCTGTTGTAATAATCAAGTGACATCACTACAGCATCTTCAGCATCTCGACGAGTGATAATGGTGCAGTCGGCATCATTAACCACTTGATCTAAGACTGATTTAAGATTGTTGCGTGCTTCTGTAAATGAAACGACTTGCATAAAGACTCCGTTAACTGTGCAACTTATGGTACAAGTATAGCTCAGTCAACGAAATGTACAATTGGTTGTACAACTAAAACTTTCAAAAGATAGATAACTTCGACTTGTGGGGCGCGTTAGCGTCCCACACCAAGTTTTTGTTAACTAGCAAATTCGACTAGTTCAGATTGCTCAGTTTTAATTGTCACGCCGAAACTTTTAATATTTGGCAATGTAGCATTATGATGTTGAATGATGAATTCAGCAGGTGCGTGTTGTTTATCATGTGTTGTATGAGTATCACTCACTAACGTGATTTCAAAACCCTTTGCCGCTGCACTTCGAATCGTTGTATCTACACAAAATTCAGTTGCGTAGCCACAGACTACCAATTCAGAAACAGTTTGGTTTGTTAAAATTTGAAGCAAGTCGGTTTTTAAAAAAGAGTCAGGCGTGGTTTTGCGAACATAAAAATCTGATTCAGCCTGATTCAAATTATTAGGCAATTCCCAGCCATCACTCTGAAATTTCAGAATTTCATGGTTTGGTGTTTCATGTTGTATCCATATGACAGGCGCATTAGACGCTCGTGCCTTATCAGCAAGTTTATTGATATTAGAAATCACTTCATCAGATTTGTAAGGCGATGGTTTTGGTTCAAATAAGCCAACTTGGACGTCAATAATTAATAATGCTTTTGTCATTTGAATATGTGCTCAGAGTTGTAATTGCTAGTTAACTTTTAATTAAACGGCGGCACGTAGTGCCGTCCAGTGAGCAAAGCGAACGTGTTTGAATTAGTTGTTAGGTATGAACAAAGAAAAACATATTCATCATCAACAACAAAACTGGCTAAGTGGGACCGCGGACTTTCAATTTTCACCGCACCAGCTTTAAACAACCGCTCAGAATTACTCGCCGAGAATATCGCATCAGCGAAATTTGCTGAATTCTCAAATTAGCTCATTTAATGAGCATGCAGTGGTGGCTAAAAACACTGTGCCCCGATGATGAGCCGCTTAGGCGTTACACACTGACAGTGTTGATGGTTGCCGACACGTAACCAGCGCAGGCTGTGAGCTTGTCGAATCAACGTGAATTCATGTGTTGCGCGAGGCAACCTACTCGCAGGTAGTGAGCCGTAAAAATCACTGGCCATCTGCACAGCCGCTTTAGGGCTAAAATTCACCGCCACCAATAAAGCCGTTTTTATTACCTAACTTCTAACTTGTGGGGCGCGAAAGCGTCCCACACTAAGTTTTTGTTAACTGGTCGTTGAGTTGAAATTGTTTAAGGCACGACGGCATTTTGCGAACCACCGTTGTTGTCGATAAACATTTCTATATTCGGCCAGAACTTGAATTCATGAACGGGCTTACTATTTTCACGACTCAAAAAGTGCGCTGATTTTGAATTTACCCACTGAACTTGCTTTCGCTGAAACTGAATTAAACGCAAATTTTGCTGTGCCCAGAAGTGCAGGGAGCGGCGTTGAAATTTTCGACAAACTATCTATGCCAGCGGAAAACAAAACACGCAACTAACGAAACCAGTTAACTATAAGTTAAACGGCGGCACACAGTGCCGTCCAGTGAGCAAAGCGAACGTGTTTAAACGCCTTGTTAGGTAGGAGAATAAAGGAAATATCTTTTATTCATCACCACTGGACTGGCTAATTGGTACACAGACTTCAATGCTGCCACAGCGCTCGCTTTAAACCACCGCTCGGAATTACCCGCCGACAGGTTTGAAACTGCCGGTTTATTTTGTGTTTCACTGACATTATTCAGGAAACAGGGAGTGGTTACCTTAAACAACAGAGCCCAGATGATGAGCCGCTCCAGGCGTACACACCGACTGACTTGAAGGTTGCCGAAGACATAACCAGTGCAAGATAGAATTCCACACAGGCAGTGAGATCATGAGTTATGCAAGGCAACCACATCACTGGAAGTGAGCCGCAAATAACACGGAACCTCATACCAGCCGCTTTAAGGCTCGAATTTACCGCAAAAAAATTAAGAAAATTAATTACCTAACTTCAAGTTAACGGGCTGGGCGTAGCGAAGCGGAGACCAGTCCAGTGAGCAACGCGAACGGCGTTGAACGCCTTGTTATGCAGGGCGGATTCAATTACGAAGTGCGACAACTTTAAACATAAAAACAGCGAGATGTGATACTCAGGATTTTTACTCCCGCCAAGAAGTGAAAAGCCAATGAAATACACACATCTCACTGAGAATGAAAGATATATGTTGTCAGCCTTGAGAAAGCAAGGACTGACTGTCGCATCCATCGCCAAAGCCTTAGGTCGTCACCGAAGTACGGTCTACCGGGAAGTGGAACGAAACTCCCGATGGTGCAATTATGACCAGCTTTATAGTTACCAACCAGCGCGAGCCCAGCAAAAAGTCAGGGTAAGAACAAAGAAAGCCCGAAGGAACAAACGGTATGATCACATGGACTTTCTGCTGGTTGATGCCTTACTGAAATTGCATTGGAGTCCAGAACAGATCGTTGGCTATTTTCGTTACAAAGGCTATCCGGTGATGAGCCATGAAACGATTTACCAGCATGTCTGGGCTGATAAAAATGAAGGCGGCAATCTTTGGCAATACCTGAGACAGTCGCCGAAAATTAGACGTAAACGCTATCGAAGCAAAGACAGCCGAGGGCGAGTAGCAGCCAAACGGCATATCAGCGAACGCCCTACACTAGTGAACGAACGAGAAGAGTTCGGACACTGGGAAATCGATACAGTCATTGGACACGGCAGTAAACATTGCCTAGTCACGATGGTAGAAAGACAAAGCCGCTATACCCTCATAGGCCAACTGGATGATCGGACAACAGAAAGCCTGAACAGACGAGTCGGTTGGCTGATCAAAGAAACGGGCCTACCATTTAAAACCATCACAGCCGACAACGGCACTGAATTTAACCAATATCAGCAGTTAGAACGTAGCCACGGTTGTGACTTTTACTTTGCGACGCCGTATCATTCGTGGGAGCGAGGAACCAACGAAAACACCAATGGTCTGATCAGACAATACATCCCCAAAAAGCAAAGCATGGCGTTGTTAGGTCAACGGCATTGCAGCGACATAGCCAGAAGATTAAACACGAGACCAAGGAAAGTGCTTGGATTTAAAACCCCGGAGGAATTTATCCGTGAGTATCGTTAAGCTATGTCGCACTTCAAACTTGAAGCTACGGTGTGATGTACAGTTCAGAATTAATAATCTTGCATTTCTTGAAATTAACTCTGAATGGAATATTTTCTGCAACATATGTAACAACGTTAACAGGGCAGCGAACACCAAAAATTATGGATTTAATCCAAGTAGAATCAGCTTTGGTGACACTAATTTTGTTATCTTTAAAAGTAACTAGCTGTTTCATTTCGTGACTAAGTTTAACTCTATACTCATTTTCATAAGACCAATAATCCAGTTTTGTTCGTAGAGCTGCCCAGAGGTCATCCCCCATTTTTTCTTGACTAATAAGGCCCATATTTGACCGAGTAATGTCTAATAAATCGATGCTCGCAATTTGTTCAGAATAAATGACTTTATCGGCATTCATTTTATCCGCATCCCACTCGATACAAAAACCATGATGGCTATTCGCGTAATGCGACCACATCAGATTGTTAAGTGGATTTGTGGTTAAACAGTAAAAATAGTAAGAATCAATTAAGGTATTTGTTTGTTGTTTTAATTTTTGAAAAAAATCAGTGTTTCCAGGAGTAAAGGAATCAAATACTTCTCTTTGTGATTTTGAAAGTGAGCCGCGAAATTTTCTTAATCTTTCTCTGCGTGGAATGATAAAGTTAACTTTTGAATCGAATAGATCGTTAAAATTTTGTCTAGCAGAAAACACAACGGTGGCTTCAAATAAATTTTGAATTGATTTATTTTTAGCTGGAGGAACTGAAGGATCGATACTTTGATATTTATATAAATTCATATTTAAAGAAATTCAGTTACCAATATAACTTTTACTTGTGGGGTTGCGAAGCAATCCCACACCAAGTTTTTGTTAGGTTTATGCCCATTAGTTACTCTTGCTAAATGATTCTATTACATTGAATCCTTTTTTAAGACACCCCTGAATTTCGTTATTTAATATATCTTCAACTTTCATGTCTAATGATAACTTTTCACTAAGTTGGTTCTTTCTTAAGACTGATTGTTTGAATTCGGGGGTGATTTCAACAAGTTGATTTTTTGCTTTATATTCTCTTTTAATATTTTCAATTTCTTCTTCTGTTGTTGAGATGGAGGATTTTTCTGATTTTTTTAAATTTGTTATGTAATTCTGACTGATTGATGTGAAGTCTGGCTTTTTACAGGTTAAGGTTGATTTATTTTTTAATATAAACTGTTGTAGTTTTGTATAATAGGATGATGGGATTTTAGGTTTTCTATTCTCAAGTTTTGATGCATATTGGGTGGCATTCAATAGTAGTTGCACATTATCGGGCCACTGTTTATCTGCGTTTTCAATTCTCTGTGTTAGTTCTAAATTTGAGTTGCTTTTGTAATAATTAGGAAGAAAATCTTCTTCATAAATAAACATCACATCAAGAGCCATTAATTCAGAACGAGTAGAATCAAGTGATTTAGATTGAGATGCGTAATCTTTTTGGATATTTTCTAATTTCAAAGATAAAGCATCTGACTGTGATTTTAATTCGAGATTTGTATTCTGTATATCAATGTTTGATTTTTTTAGAATAGTGATTTTATCGGTCAATGATTTTTGCTGAGATTGAAGTTCATCTGTTTTAACTAGAAGGTTTTTCTTTTCAATTGTAAGTTTATTCGTTTCGTTGGTTATTTTTTCTCTTTCTAGTTGTAGCTTTGAGTTTTCCTCTTGTAACTGTTGATTTTGAAAAACAGGAACAACGGTATAAAAATAACCAAACAAACCAAGTATGAGCATACCGATTTGTGAGAAATTTGCTGCTGATTCTAAATGTTTTTTAAGATCCATATTATCTCGATTAGTAAACCTAACTATTACTTATGGGGCAGCACGCAGTGCTGTCCGCCATTAAGTTTTTGTTATGTGTAGGCCGCTGGAATAAACCATTTAATATTTTTTTGATATTCTGTTTAAATCTGTGCTCTTTTCTGACTTTACTCTGATCAATGAATCAAGAACATATTGTTCATTTACCGTTATCAAAAATACTACCCAATGCCATGTATTAGATGATTCTCGATAGTTAATTACAAAAATTGCTATCTTAGGTAGAGATGACCAATTTTTGAAAATGCGACGACGCTCGCCTACATTAATCGAATAAATTAACCCTAATTTTTTAAGATCTGAAGCAGTTGTATAGTATCGGTCTGCTTTGAAATTTAATATTTTGAGCGCAGTTTTTCTGACTGTTTTATAATATTTACCATACAAGCTAAACCACAACCAATGGCATCTTCTTGAATAATTCTAAGCATATTTTTTAGTTATCAATAGTTCGAAGCCCATCATATGGTTCAAAAGTGATAGAGAGACCTTTTAGATCAGATGTTTCACCTCGTACAAATTCAAAACTTGCACCAGGTTGAATGGTCTGATGAACAGCCCAACCGCCAGAAAATTCAATTTTGACGTTGATTACCAACGGAATCCCAGAAAAGTTGATACTTCCTTTTTGACCAACTTTCAGGTTTTCAATATGGTTTATTATTGTTCTTTCTAAATCAGATTCTTTCAACTTAATTCTCCTTACGCATAACGTCTTTAACAACGACGCGCAATATAATATTCGCGTCGACTGCCAAAAATTGTTATGTATTTTTATGCTTAAAACCATTTTATTATCCAATTTGATTCTTCGAAATAGCAGGCCAGTTCTTCTTCGTTGGCTACCCAATCATCAAATGCCTCTGAGTCTGAATTGTTGAAGTCTTTACTGATGAGAATAAGAAAACCACCAGTATTTTCAGAGTCATCAACGATCTTTACTTGATAACCAATATCATCGCCCGCTTCGATCAAACCAACGTTTCCGATCTCAATCACCATTACTCCTTGACACATAACTATAAGTTAAACGGCGGCACATAGTGCCGTCCAGTGAGCAAAGCGAACGTGTTTAAACGCCTTGTTAGGTAGGAGAATAAAGGAAATATCTTTTATTCATCACCACTGCACTGGCTAATTGGTACACGGACTTCAATGTTGCCACTGTGCCTGCTTTAAACCACCGCTCGGAATTAC carries:
- a CDS encoding Txe/YoeB family addiction module toxin, with the translated sequence MMSRLLTWTDEAWDDYLYWQNQDKKTLKRINKIIEDIKRSPFEGIGKPEPLKMNLSGFWSRRIDDTNRLVYAVEDNRFTIISCRYHYE
- a CDS encoding type II toxin-antitoxin system Phd/YefM family antitoxin, whose translation is MQVVSFTEARNNLKSVLDQVVNDADCTIITRRDAEDAVVMSLDYYNSLMETVHLLKSPANAAHLAKSIAQYRNNQTQERDLIDE
- a CDS encoding cysteine hydrolase family protein is translated as MTKALLIIDVQVGLFEPKPSPYKSDEVISNINKLADKARASNAPVIWIQHETPNHEILKFQSDGWELPNNLNQAESDFYVRKTTPDSFLKTDLLQILTNQTVSELVVCGYATEFCVDTTIRSAAAKGFEITLVSDTHTTHDKQHAPAEFIIQHHNATLPNIKSFGVTIKTEQSELVEFAS
- a CDS encoding IS30 family transposase, encoding MKYTHLTENERYMLSALRKQGLTVASIAKALGRHRSTVYREVERNSRWCNYDQLYSYQPARAQQKVRVRTKKARRNKRYDHMDFLLVDALLKLHWSPEQIVGYFRYKGYPVMSHETIYQHVWADKNEGGNLWQYLRQSPKIRRKRYRSKDSRGRVAAKRHISERPTLVNEREEFGHWEIDTVIGHGSKHCLVTMVERQSRYTLIGQLDDRTTESLNRRVGWLIKETGLPFKTITADNGTEFNQYQQLERSHGCDFYFATPYHSWERGTNENTNGLIRQYIPKKQSMALLGQRHCSDIARRLNTRPRKVLGFKTPEEFIREYR
- a CDS encoding DUF2971 domain-containing protein: MNLYKYQSIDPSVPPAKNKSIQNLFEATVVFSARQNFNDLFDSKVNFIIPRRERLRKFRGSLSKSQREVFDSFTPGNTDFFQKLKQQTNTLIDSYYFYCLTTNPLNNLMWSHYANSHHGFCIEWDADKMNADKVIYSEQIASIDLLDITRSNMGLISQEKMGDDLWAALRTKLDYWSYENEYRVKLSHEMKQLVTFKDNKISVTKADSTWIKSIIFGVRCPVNVVTYVAENIPFRVNFKKCKIINSELYITP